One stretch of Chiroxiphia lanceolata isolate bChiLan1 chromosome 1, bChiLan1.pri, whole genome shotgun sequence DNA includes these proteins:
- the CHMP4C gene encoding charged multivesicular body protein 4c, which produces MSKISRFFKGGGSAASKGRGGPSPQEALARLRETEEMLSKKQEYLETRIERELAVARQHGTKNRRAALQALKRKKRYEKQLSQIDGTLSTIEFQREALENSHTNTEVLKNMGYAAQAMKKVHENMDLNKIDDLMQDITEQQDVAQEISDAISNRATFGDEFDEDELMAELEELEQEELNKGMRDVRLPSVPSTSLPSRPASTRRRAEDEDEMKKLAAWAS; this is translated from the exons ATGAGCAAGATCTCCAGGTTTTTCAAGGGGGGCGGCTCGGCCGCCTCCAAGGGCCGCGGAGGGCCTTCGCCGCAGGAGGCTCTGGCCCGGCTGCGTGAGACGGAGGAGATGCTCAGCAAGAAGCAGGAGTACCTGGAGACGCGGATCGAGCGGGAGCTGGCGGTAGCCCGGCAGCACGGCACCAAGAACAGGCGAG CTGCCTTACAagcactgaagaggaaaaagagatatGAGAAACAGTTGAGTCAAATTGATGGGACGCTTTCGACCATTGAGTTCCAGAGAGAGGCATTGGAAAATTCCCACACGAACACAGAAGTGCTCAAGAATATGGGTTATGCTGCACAAGCTATGAAAAAAGTACATGAAAATAT GGACTTGAACAAAATTGATGATTTGATGCAAGATATCACTGAACAGCAAGATGTTGCCCAGGAAATTTCAGATGCCATCTCAAACCGAGCCACCTTTGGTGATGAGTTTGATGAG GATGAGTTGATGGCAGAGTTAGAAGAACTGGAGCAAGAAGAGCTGAACAAGGGAATGAGAGATGTCAGGTTGCCAAGTGTTCCGTCCACATCGCTGCCTTCTCGCCCTG CATCAACCAGAAGAAGAGCAGAGGATGAAGATGAAATGAAGAAGTTAGCTGCCTGGGCTTCATAA
- the ZFAND1 gene encoding AN1-type zinc finger protein 1, which produces MAELELGQHCGVPDCHQLDFLPFICDGCSGVFCLQHRSRDAHGCSEVNIRNNSVKPDQHRSYPCSYKDCNGKELLPVLCPYCGKHFCLRHRHQSDHECEKLDTPKPRMAATQQLVKHIIDSKKSEEAKSKKRRGAKNSETAAKVALMKLKMHACGDKSLPQAERIYFQVFLPKGNKEKSKPMFFCSKWSVGKVVDFAASLASLKNDNNKSTSQKLRLCHTVSGEALPFEHTLETWLSDKDYPLYNGGNIILEYLDNDVLFIEDTESYFS; this is translated from the exons ATGGCGGAGCTGGAGCTGGGTCAGCACTGCGGGGTGCCTGACTGCCACCAGCTCG attttctcCCCTTTATATGTGATGGCTGTTCAGGTGTCTTTTG CCTTCAGCACAGGAGCCGAGATGCTCATGGATGTTCTGAG GTGAATATAAGAAACAATTCTGTGAAACCTGATCAGCACAGGTCTTATCCGTGCTCATACAAGGACTGCAATGGAAAGGAGCTTTTGCCAGTTTTATGTCCCTACtgtggaaaacatttttgtctAAG ACATCGCCATCAATCAGACCATGAATGTGAGAAGCTGGACACGCCAAAACCTCGAATGGCTGCTACCCAGCAGCTAGTTAAACATATTATAG ATTCTAAAAAAAGTGaggaagcaaaaagcaaaaaacgCAGAGGAGCAAAAAACAGTGAGACTGCAGCAAAAGTGGCAttaatgaaactgaaaatgcaTGCATGTGGGGACAAGTCCTTGCCTCAG GCAGAAAGAATTtactttcaagtatttttacCAAAGgggaacaaagagaaaagcaaacctaTGTTCTTTTGCAGTAAGTGGAGTGTTGGCAAAGTAGTAGATTTTGCAGCTTCCTTAGCAAGCCTTAAAAATGACAACAACAAATCAACATCCCAG AAATTGAGATTATGCCATACTGTCTCTGGAGAAGCCTTGCCATTTGAACATACACTGGAAACATGGCTATCTGATAAAGACTATCCACTGTACAATGGAGGAAATATAATTCTGGAATATCTTGATAATGATGTTCTATTTATAGAAGATACAGAGTCATACTTTAGTTAG